A portion of the Streptomyces platensis genome contains these proteins:
- a CDS encoding STAS domain-containing protein yields the protein MSAPASGGVPILRLGDVLVTGLLNELDDTTAVAFTEELTSRISSDGARGVLIDISRLEIVDSFVARTLMELTTMARLLGARVIVAGMRPPVAITLVELGIQLTGVETALNAEQAMAAMGWHQSLQPAGGGPG from the coding sequence ATGAGCGCGCCGGCCTCGGGTGGAGTCCCGATCCTGCGTCTGGGGGACGTGCTGGTCACGGGCCTCCTCAACGAACTCGACGACACGACCGCAGTGGCGTTCACCGAGGAGCTCACCAGCCGGATCAGCAGCGACGGAGCCCGTGGTGTGCTCATCGACATCTCCCGCCTGGAGATCGTCGATTCCTTCGTGGCCCGCACGTTGATGGAGCTGACCACCATGGCGCGGCTGCTGGGCGCCCGGGTGATCGTCGCCGGTATGCGGCCGCCGGTCGCCATCACGCTCGTCGAGCTGGGCATCCAGCTCACCGGGGTGGAGACGGCTCTCAACGCCGAGCAAGCGATGGCTGCGATGGGCTGGCATCAGAGCCTGCAACCGGCCGGAGGGGGGCCTGGGTGA
- a CDS encoding STAS domain-containing protein, translating to MGSAEAAARERVTSVLREEADEISDRWVQLQLAQPSLDGEVSEAELGEEADALVSALLSGLDLGLPVERVVTSHEEMHRTVSEISMRRARRGVSPTATSLAVLSLKQALLESVQRRTRAGDDLFPSAVLINRLLDSAGALSFETFVEGREEIIRRQSQQLLEVSTPVVRLWRQVLAVPLIGTLDTARTQVVMENLLQAIQEHEALVAIIDITGVPTVDTAVAQHLMHTVNAVRLMGADCVISGIRPPIAQTIAQLGIDLSTILTRATLADALGEAVKLTDAAVPDHAPLDKR from the coding sequence TTGGGTTCCGCTGAAGCTGCCGCACGCGAGCGTGTCACGAGCGTGCTGCGCGAAGAGGCCGATGAGATCTCGGACCGTTGGGTGCAGTTGCAGCTGGCGCAGCCGTCGCTGGACGGGGAAGTGAGCGAGGCCGAGCTGGGGGAGGAGGCCGACGCCCTCGTCAGCGCCCTGCTGTCCGGTCTGGATCTCGGGCTCCCGGTCGAGCGCGTGGTCACCTCGCACGAGGAGATGCACCGGACGGTGTCCGAGATCTCCATGCGCCGTGCCCGCAGGGGCGTTTCGCCCACCGCGACCTCCCTGGCGGTGCTGTCCCTCAAGCAGGCTCTGCTGGAGTCCGTCCAGCGGCGGACCCGCGCTGGGGACGACCTCTTCCCCAGCGCGGTGCTGATCAACCGCCTGCTGGACAGCGCCGGTGCGCTCTCGTTCGAGACCTTCGTGGAGGGCCGCGAGGAGATCATCCGCCGGCAGAGCCAGCAGCTGCTGGAGGTCTCCACGCCGGTCGTCCGGCTGTGGCGCCAGGTCCTGGCCGTCCCGCTGATCGGCACTCTCGACACCGCGCGTACTCAGGTGGTGATGGAGAACCTCCTCCAGGCCATCCAGGAGCACGAGGCGCTGGTCGCCATCATCGACATCACCGGTGTGCCCACCGTCGACACCGCTGTCGCCCAGCACCTGATGCACACCGTCAACGCGGTGCGGCTGATGGGCGCGGACTGCGTCATCAGCGGCATCCGGCCGCCCATCGCCCAGACCATCGCGCAGCTCGGGATCGACTTGTCGACGATTCTGACCCGCGCCACCCTCGCCGACGCCCTCGGAGAGGCCGTCAAGCTCACCGACGCCGCCGTACCGGACCACGCGCCGCTGGACAAGCGATGA